The uncultured Desulfatiglans sp. DNA window TTCATTTGCAGGTTTTGGCGCGGCTGGCTAAGATTCTCAAGACGAGCGCGTTCAGAAAACGATTGATGCAGGCCCGTAATCAGCAGGAGATCTACAGAGCGATTGTTCAGACGGACGAAGAATCATCTTGATCCTGTTCATGAAGGGGAGGGTTTTGGGGTAGCGTTATGATAGGGATCTTGATCATTTCCCATTGTGACCTGGGCAGGGAGTTGCTGCGTGCGGCAGAGTTGATCGTCGGCCGGCTGGACGCGGCGGATTCGATTCCAATCACCCAGATTACGGAGAGCGAACCGCTGCTGAAAACCATCGCCGAGAAGATCAAGCGCCTGGACCGCGGCAAAGGGGTCCTGGTGCTGACCGATATGTTCGGAGGAACGCCTTCGAACCTCAGCCTCTCCTTTTTGGAAGAGAACCGTGTCGAGGTCTTGACGGGTGTCAATCTCCCAATGGTCATCGCGGTCGCAGGGGACCGGGATCGCCTGTCGCTGAGCGAACTCGGTGAAAAGGCGCAGGAAGCCGGTCAACGGAGCATCGCGCTGGCCAGCAAACTGCTCAGGATGGAATGATCGCTTATGTCGAGGTGACAGCGGCGAATTTTGAAAGGTACTGCAGCGAGATCTGCCGCCTTGAAGAGACCGCTTTCAGGACCCCTTGGAGCGAAGCGGCCTACCGGCAGGAACTGGATAATCCCGTATCGAGGCTTTGGGTCCTTTTAGAGGGTGGAAGCTTTGCGGGGTATGCCTGTTTCTGGATTTTCGCCCAGGAACTGCATATCATGAAGATCGCCCTTCTTGCGCCGATGCGTGGGCGCGGACTGGCCTCGAAGCTCATGGAGAGAATTGTTGCAGAAGGCGGTGCGGCAGGCGCCCGCTCGGCCTGGTTGGAGGTTCGGCCCTCCAATGCCGCGGCGCTTCGGCTCTATGCGCGGCAGGGTTTCGAAGAGGTCGGCCGAAGACGGTCGTACTACAGTGATTCCGGGGAAGACGCTGTGCTCATGAGCCGGTCGATCCTCCAGTACAGCGCCTCCGGAGAGCTTTAGCCATTTCAGCGCAGACGAGCCGGGAGGCTCTGCAGCCCCGCGGTCCGAATACGCAGCGGACGATACTCAAAGCATAAACATCAAGAATCAGGAGGTCACGATGTCATTGAAGGTGGCTGTAAACGGATTTGGGCGGATTGGACGAATGGTCTTCCGGGCTGGATTCGGGCGCGAGGATATAGAG harbors:
- a CDS encoding PTS system fructose IIA component (fragment) → MIGILIISHCDLGRELLRAAELIVGRLDAADSIPITQITESEPLLKTIAEKIKRLDRGKGVLVLTDMFGGTPSNLSLSFLEENRVEVLTGVNLPMVIAVAGDRDRLSLSELGEKAQEAGQRSIALASKLLRME
- the rimI gene encoding Ribosomal-protein-alanine acetyltransferase → MIAYVEVTAANFERYCSEICRLEETAFRTPWSEAAYRQELDNPVSRLWVLLEGGSFAGYACFWIFAQELHIMKIALLAPMRGRGLASKLMERIVAEGGAAGARSAWLEVRPSNAAALRLYARQGFEEVGRRRSYYSDSGEDAVLMSRSILQYSASGEL